A genome region from Urocitellus parryii isolate mUroPar1 chromosome X, mUroPar1.hap1, whole genome shotgun sequence includes the following:
- the Pbdc1 gene encoding protein PBDC1, with protein sequence MEATSGIDEPVSGELVSVAHALSLPAESYGNDPDIEMAWAMRAMQHAEVYYKLISSVDPQFLKLTKVDDQIYSEFRENFEKLRIDVLDPEELKSESAKEKWRPFCLKFDGIVEDFNYGTLLRLDCSQGYTEENTIFAPRIQFFAIEIARNREGYNKAVYISVQDKEGEKEINGEENKEKGIDIGGEEKVKKGAESGGEKEEGVNRGEKGKTDKGGEKEKKAEEADREMNKSGEASV encoded by the exons ATGGAGGCTACCAGCGGAATCGATGAACCG gttTCCGGGGAGCTGGTGTCCGTGGCACATGCTCTTTCTCTCCCTGCAGAATCTTATGGCAATGAT CCTGATATTGAGATGGCTTGGGCCATGAGAGCAATGCAGCATGCTGAAGTCTATTACAAG CTTATTTCATCAGTTGATCCACAGTTCCTGAAACTCACCAAAGTGGATGACCAAATATACTCTGAGTTCCGGGAAAATTTTGAGAAACTCAGGATAGATGTGTTGGACCCAGAAGAACTCAAGTCAGAATCAGCTAAGGAG AAATGGAGGCCATTTTGCTTGAAGTTTGATGGAATCGTAGAAGACTTCAACTATGGTactttgctgagactggattgTTCTCAGGGCTACACTGAGGAGAACACCATCTTTG CCCCCAGGATCCAGTTTTTTGCAATTGAAATTGCTCGGAACCGGGAAGGCTATAACAAAGCTGTTTACATCAGTGTTCAGgacaaagaaggagagaaagaaatcaatggagaagagaataaagagaaaggaattgacattggaggagaagagaaagtcAAGAAAGGAGCTGAGagtggaggagaaaaggaggaaggagtcaacagaggagaaaaagggaaaactgacaaaggaggagaaaaagagaaaaaagctgAAGAAGCTGACAGAGAGATGAACAAAAGTGGTGAAGCATCTGTGTAA